In one window of Rhizobium sp. ACO-34A DNA:
- a CDS encoding ABC transporter permease, producing the protein MLGDEADLAADGGERKRGSRLSEILASLADDTSRERVSVADIFQAMGDRAFGALILIFALPNVIPSPPGTSALTGAPLVFLSAQLMLGQSPWLPKIIANRSIARSDFSAVVSRVSPWLARGERMLRPRLGFLIHPPAEYLTGFLCLILSIILILPIPLGNILPAIAICLFSFGILERDGLCVLLGMMMFAISVTVVAGVLFALIKGVILLLTTMLF; encoded by the coding sequence ATGCTTGGGGATGAGGCCGACCTCGCCGCAGATGGCGGCGAGCGGAAGCGCGGCAGTCGCCTGTCCGAAATCCTCGCCAGCCTCGCAGACGATACCAGCCGGGAACGCGTTTCGGTCGCGGATATCTTCCAGGCGATGGGCGACCGGGCCTTCGGCGCCCTGATCCTGATCTTCGCGCTTCCCAACGTCATTCCCTCGCCGCCGGGAACATCGGCGCTGACGGGCGCGCCGCTGGTCTTTCTCTCCGCGCAGCTGATGCTCGGCCAATCGCCCTGGCTGCCGAAGATCATCGCCAACCGGTCGATTGCGCGATCCGATTTTTCCGCCGTCGTTAGCCGTGTCTCGCCGTGGCTTGCCCGGGGTGAGAGGATGCTGCGGCCGCGGCTCGGTTTCCTGATCCATCCGCCGGCCGAATATCTGACCGGCTTTCTCTGTCTGATCCTGTCGATCATTCTGATCCTGCCGATACCGCTCGGAAACATCCTTCCGGCCATTGCCATATGTCTGTTTTCCTTCGGCATCCTTGAACGTGACGGTCTCTGCGTGCTGCTCGGCATGATGATGTTCGCCATTTCCGTGACCGTGGTGGCCGGCGTGCTGTTCGCCCTGATCAAGGGCGTGATCCTGCTTCTGACGACCATGCTCTTCTGA
- a CDS encoding endonuclease III, with protein sequence MTSPIKKSSTQTSQKSNPGGARRKAPAFRSAYSRAELEEIFRRFSIQRPEPKGELEHVNPFTLVVAVALSAQATDAGVNKATRALFKVADTPQKMLDLGEEKLRDYIKTIGLYRNKAKNVIALSQRLVDVYGGEVPKTREELITLPGVGRKTANVVMSMAFGIPTIAVDTHIFRIANRIRLAPGKTPDEVEDKLLRIIPKHWLFHAHHWLILHGRYCCKARRPECERCVIADICKSGEKTCDVPAPLVELPQQIIGATE encoded by the coding sequence ATGACGAGTCCCATCAAGAAATCCAGCACCCAAACTTCGCAAAAGTCAAATCCGGGCGGAGCGAGACGCAAGGCACCCGCCTTCCGCAGCGCCTATAGCCGCGCGGAACTGGAAGAAATCTTCCGGCGCTTTTCCATCCAGCGTCCCGAACCGAAGGGAGAACTGGAGCACGTCAATCCCTTCACGCTCGTCGTGGCCGTCGCCCTTTCCGCGCAGGCGACGGATGCCGGCGTCAACAAGGCGACCCGCGCTCTCTTCAAGGTGGCGGATACGCCGCAAAAGATGCTCGATCTCGGAGAGGAAAAGCTCCGCGATTACATCAAGACCATCGGCCTTTACCGCAACAAGGCGAAGAACGTCATCGCGCTCTCACAACGGCTGGTCGACGTCTACGGCGGCGAAGTGCCGAAAACCCGCGAGGAACTGATCACCCTGCCCGGCGTCGGCCGCAAGACTGCCAATGTGGTGATGTCCATGGCTTTCGGCATTCCGACGATCGCCGTCGACACCCATATCTTCCGCATCGCCAACCGCATCCGCCTTGCTCCCGGCAAGACCCCGGACGAGGTGGAAGACAAGCTGCTCAGGATCATTCCGAAGCACTGGCTCTTTCACGCCCACCACTGGCTGATCCTGCACGGGCGTTACTGTTGCAAGGCGCGGCGCCCCGAATGCGAGCGCTGCGTCATCGCCGACATCTGCAAATCAGGTGAAAAGACCTGCGACGTGCCGGCTCCGCTGGTGGAACTGCCGCAGCAAATCATCGGAGCGACGGAATAG
- a CDS encoding cysteine biosynthesis protein CysZ (role in sulfur assimilation), whose protein sequence is MIIEAARLALFNLFAPETRKVFWKVIGLTVLVLVGLWVAVRESFIAYVMPWIDGFLPGMPDWAGWLGFVFGIFASIGLALALALLLSSVTAIIAGLFLDDVAEVIEKQHYPDDAPGVAMPLGDAILSSLKFFGVVVLGNIVALILLFVPGVNLIAFFLVNGYLLGREFFEFAAMRFRSPQEARMFRVKNSSTVFIGGLVIAGFLAIPIVNLLTPLFAASLMVHLHKMLSRRDAGFRV, encoded by the coding sequence ATGATTATCGAAGCGGCCCGGCTGGCCCTGTTCAATCTCTTCGCTCCCGAAACTCGCAAGGTCTTCTGGAAGGTCATCGGGCTTACCGTTCTCGTCCTCGTGGGACTGTGGGTGGCGGTGCGCGAGAGCTTTATCGCTTACGTCATGCCGTGGATCGACGGCTTTCTTCCCGGCATGCCGGACTGGGCCGGCTGGCTCGGCTTCGTGTTCGGCATTTTTGCGAGCATCGGACTGGCGCTGGCGCTTGCCCTTTTGCTTTCCTCCGTCACCGCGATCATCGCCGGTCTCTTCCTCGACGATGTGGCCGAGGTGATCGAGAAGCAGCATTATCCCGATGATGCGCCGGGTGTGGCCATGCCGCTCGGCGATGCCATCCTGTCGTCGCTCAAGTTCTTCGGCGTGGTGGTGCTCGGCAACATCGTGGCGCTGATCCTGCTCTTCGTTCCGGGCGTGAACCTGATCGCCTTCTTTCTGGTGAACGGCTATCTGCTCGGCCGGGAATTCTTCGAATTCGCCGCCATGCGCTTTCGCTCGCCGCAGGAGGCGCGGATGTTCCGGGTGAAGAATTCCTCGACCGTCTTCATCGGCGGGCTGGTGATCGCCGGCTTTCTCGCCATTCCGATCGTCAACCTGCTGACGCCGCTCTTTGCGGCCTCGCTGATGGTGCATCTGCACAAGATGCTGAGCCGCCGCGACGCCGGCTTCCGGGTCTAG
- a CDS encoding nitrilase, producing the protein MLISLFQMQPVSGDIAENLMKIARAAEAASDMGADLLVTPELSTSGYALGELFDEIAETRDGALIDALADIAETFDLAICAGFPEREGNAVYNSAVLMRPDGSREFYRKGHLYGDAERAAFTPGNDIPHVFDLCGMKTSMLICYDVEFPEYVRSVALAGAELVLVPTALPAGVISRRVADAVVPTRAFENGVFIVYSDLCGSENSAEYCGRSVIVGPDGDELARAGAREALLVAEVEPSAYDECREQNPYLAERRSELYRL; encoded by the coding sequence ATGCTGATTTCGCTTTTCCAGATGCAACCCGTTTCCGGCGATATCGCCGAAAACCTGATGAAGATCGCAAGGGCTGCCGAAGCTGCGTCCGACATGGGGGCCGATCTGCTGGTGACGCCCGAGCTTTCGACAAGCGGTTATGCGCTGGGAGAACTCTTCGACGAAATCGCGGAAACGCGGGATGGGGCACTGATCGATGCTCTCGCCGATATCGCCGAAACGTTCGATCTCGCCATCTGCGCCGGTTTTCCCGAGCGCGAGGGCAATGCCGTCTATAATTCCGCGGTGCTGATGCGGCCGGACGGCAGTCGCGAATTCTATCGCAAGGGGCATCTCTACGGCGATGCGGAGCGGGCGGCGTTTACGCCCGGAAACGATATCCCGCATGTCTTCGACCTTTGCGGCATGAAGACCTCGATGCTGATCTGCTACGATGTCGAGTTCCCCGAATATGTGCGCAGCGTGGCGCTGGCCGGTGCCGAACTGGTGCTGGTGCCGACCGCTCTTCCGGCCGGTGTCATCAGCCGGCGTGTCGCGGATGCCGTCGTGCCGACGCGCGCCTTCGAAAACGGGGTCTTCATCGTCTATTCCGACCTTTGCGGCTCGGAGAACTCGGCGGAATATTGCGGCCGCTCGGTGATCGTCGGTCCCGACGGCGACGAGCTTGCGCGCGCTGGTGCAAGGGAAGCGCTGCTGGTCGCGGAGGTCGAGCCATCGGCCTATGACGAATGCCGCGAACAGAACCCCTATCTCGCGGAGCGACGCTCGGAACTCTATCGTCTCTGA